One window of Terriglobia bacterium genomic DNA carries:
- a CDS encoding zinc-dependent metalloprotease, which translates to MQRVLAALAAVITFASLLSAQNPAHKDPSKPLPTIAEKTAGMQSNPGFFTDYWDAREGTLWLRIDKDKWETPFILYESLPSGVGSNDIGLDRGEPGESYVVHFERSGKQVLLVAENENYRAVTDDADQRSAVRAAFPQSVLWGFEVAAEEGDAVLVDATKFFLSDVHGVAARIAAAKQGKYKVEPTRSAIYLPRTKNFPENTDIESTLTFVGEEPGNFVRQVTPEPHAITVREHISFIQSPAAGFHTRAYDPRSGYFGIRYMDFAAPVDEPIVKREIARHRLAKKDPSAAVSEPVKPIVYYVDRAIPEPIRSAVVEGVSWWNQAFTAAGYKDAFQVKLLPEGIDPMDVRYNVVEWVPRSTRGWSIGNAVIDPRTGEIINGHVRLDALRIRQVFLIAQGLLDPFGKDPSLLAKANAMALARIRQLAAHETGHTLGLMHNYAASIVNRASVMDYPPPTVSVGADGVPDVSNAYAVGIGAWDKTAITYGYRDFPAGTNETQALDKILDDSFASGQLYLTDQDARPLGSASPISHLWDTGSNDLDGLQQVMAVRQAALKNLSENAIREHTPMATLEDVLAPIYLYHRYQVTAVAKSIGGLNYTFDLRGPNRKDPVIVPAAQQRQALRAILKTLSPQALAVPQPLLNIIPPRPPEYPSSKENFARRTSPAFDSLAPAEAAAEIVVQLLFQPERAQRMLEYHARDASNPGFDELLDEVLAATWKAPAAAGYSGAIQRTVNAVVLSHLMTLAADEHASSQVRAVASLKLDELKKWLASQESLLKDVPTRAEFFFAKNQIDHFEKNPAEVHVTAPATPPAGDPIGSDGWE; encoded by the coding sequence ATGCAGCGCGTTCTCGCCGCTTTGGCCGCAGTCATTACATTTGCTTCTCTTTTATCCGCGCAAAACCCGGCGCACAAAGACCCGTCAAAACCGCTTCCGACCATCGCCGAGAAGACCGCCGGCATGCAGAGTAATCCCGGATTCTTTACCGACTACTGGGACGCGCGCGAAGGCACGCTCTGGTTGCGAATTGACAAAGACAAGTGGGAGACGCCATTCATTTTGTATGAGTCGCTTCCCAGCGGCGTGGGCTCCAACGATATTGGCCTGGACCGGGGTGAGCCGGGGGAAAGTTACGTCGTCCACTTTGAGCGCAGCGGCAAACAGGTGCTGCTGGTGGCGGAAAATGAAAATTATCGCGCCGTTACGGACGACGCGGATCAGCGCAGCGCTGTGCGGGCGGCCTTTCCGCAGTCCGTGCTCTGGGGTTTTGAGGTTGCAGCGGAAGAAGGCGATGCTGTCCTGGTGGACGCCACCAAATTCTTTTTGAGCGATGTTCACGGGGTGGCCGCCAGAATCGCCGCTGCCAAGCAGGGCAAATACAAAGTAGAGCCAACGCGCTCCGCCATTTATCTGCCGCGCACAAAAAACTTTCCTGAGAACACCGATATCGAATCAACCCTTACTTTTGTGGGTGAAGAGCCCGGCAATTTCGTCAGGCAGGTCACGCCTGAACCGCACGCCATTACTGTTCGCGAGCATATTTCTTTTATTCAGTCGCCCGCTGCAGGATTTCACACCCGCGCTTACGATCCGCGTTCAGGATATTTCGGCATCCGCTATATGGATTTTGCCGCGCCAGTCGATGAGCCAATCGTCAAGCGCGAAATCGCGCGGCATCGGCTGGCAAAAAAAGATCCTTCCGCCGCAGTGAGCGAGCCGGTGAAGCCGATCGTTTACTACGTGGACCGTGCCATCCCAGAGCCGATTCGCTCTGCCGTGGTTGAAGGCGTTAGCTGGTGGAACCAGGCTTTTACCGCCGCGGGCTACAAGGACGCTTTCCAGGTCAAGCTGCTGCCTGAAGGCATTGATCCCATGGACGTACGTTACAACGTGGTCGAATGGGTGCCACGCTCCACGCGAGGATGGTCCATTGGCAACGCCGTGATCGATCCGCGAACAGGAGAAATCATCAATGGTCATGTGCGTCTTGATGCGCTGCGCATCCGGCAGGTATTTCTTATTGCGCAGGGACTTCTTGATCCGTTCGGCAAAGATCCTTCGCTGCTGGCCAAAGCCAATGCCATGGCGCTGGCGCGCATTCGCCAGCTCGCAGCGCATGAAACGGGACACACGTTGGGCTTGATGCACAACTATGCCGCCAGCATCGTGAACCGGGCGTCTGTGATGGACTATCCGCCACCGACAGTCAGCGTGGGCGCCGATGGCGTGCCCGATGTTTCAAATGCCTATGCCGTCGGCATTGGCGCATGGGACAAGACGGCCATCACTTACGGATACCGTGATTTCCCTGCAGGAACCAATGAAACGCAGGCGCTGGATAAAATTCTGGATGACTCATTTGCAAGCGGCCAGCTTTATCTCACTGATCAGGATGCACGTCCGCTCGGCTCAGCCAGCCCGATTTCGCATCTGTGGGACACCGGCAGCAATGACCTTGATGGGTTGCAGCAGGTGATGGCTGTGCGGCAGGCCGCGCTAAAAAATCTCTCAGAAAATGCCATCCGTGAACACACGCCCATGGCCACTTTGGAAGACGTCCTGGCGCCCATCTATCTTTATCATCGCTACCAAGTCACGGCCGTGGCAAAATCCATTGGCGGACTGAATTACACTTTTGACCTTCGCGGGCCAAACCGCAAAGACCCTGTAATTGTTCCCGCTGCCCAGCAGCGCCAGGCCCTTCGTGCGATCCTGAAAACACTTTCACCGCAGGCGCTCGCCGTCCCCCAACCGCTGCTGAATATCATTCCTCCCCGGCCTCCGGAGTATCCCAGCTCCAAGGAAAACTTTGCGCGCCGGACTTCACCGGCATTTGATTCTCTGGCGCCCGCAGAGGCAGCGGCGGAAATCGTCGTGCAGCTTTTGTTTCAGCCTGAGCGCGCCCAACGCATGCTTGAGTACCACGCCCGTGATGCCAGCAATCCCGGCTTTGACGAACTGCTGGATGAGGTGCTGGCTGCAACATGGAAAGCTCCAGCCGCGGCGGGATACAGCGGCGCGATTCAACGCACAGTCAACGCGGTTGTGCTTAGCCACCTGATGACACTTGCCGCAGATGAACACGCGTCCAGCCAGGTCCGCGCTGTGGCGTCGCTCAAGCTTGATGAATTGAAGAAGTGGCTTGCATCGCAGGAGAGCCTGCTAAAGGATGTGCCAACCCGAGCCGAATTTTTCTTCGCGAAAAATCAAATCGATCATTTTGAGAAAAACCCTGCCGAAGTCCATGTGACGGCCCCGGCCACACCTCCTGCCGGCGATCCCATTGGGTCAGACGGTTGGGAATAG
- a CDS encoding helix-turn-helix domain-containing protein, translated as MDSRSPFGARLRAIRTERELSQEQLGKMIKVNRNFVGEVERGKQNICLDNIIQLARALKINPRDLFDLYKK; from the coding sequence GTGGATTCCCGCTCACCTTTCGGCGCACGCCTGCGTGCCATCCGCACGGAACGAGAGCTGTCCCAGGAACAGCTTGGAAAGATGATCAAGGTCAACCGTAATTTTGTGGGCGAAGTGGAACGCGGAAAACAAAACATCTGTCTCGACAATATCATTCAGCTTGCCCGCGCTCTCAAAATAAATCCCCGCGATTTGTTCGACCTCTACAAGAAATAA
- a CDS encoding adenine nucleotide alpha hydrolase — protein sequence MKKKILLAWSSGKDSAWALHVLRQQNQYEIAGLMTTLNAAFDRVAMHSTRRALVELQAEAAGLPLIVAPIPWPCSNAEYEAAMKLVCDQALAQGISAIAFGDLFLTDVRAYRERQLKDTGLEPLFPIWGIPTPQLAQEMISAGLRAKLVCVDPKQISSTFIGRDFDQALLHDLPAGADPCGENGEFHSFVYAGPMFNQGTFSREIPIVTGEKVERDGFWFCDVLPAVTVSSQIAG from the coding sequence ATGAAAAAGAAGATCCTGCTGGCGTGGAGCAGCGGCAAAGACAGCGCATGGGCCTTGCACGTTCTGCGTCAACAAAACCAGTATGAAATCGCCGGCCTCATGACAACGTTGAATGCCGCGTTTGATCGTGTTGCCATGCATAGCACTCGTCGGGCGCTGGTGGAACTGCAGGCTGAAGCCGCTGGACTTCCACTGATTGTTGCGCCCATTCCATGGCCCTGCTCCAATGCCGAATACGAAGCTGCCATGAAGCTCGTTTGCGATCAGGCGCTGGCGCAAGGTATATCCGCTATTGCCTTTGGCGATCTTTTTCTTACTGACGTTCGCGCCTATCGTGAACGTCAGTTGAAAGACACCGGCCTGGAACCGCTGTTTCCTATCTGGGGCATTCCCACACCGCAGCTTGCACAGGAAATGATCAGCGCCGGCCTGCGGGCAAAACTTGTCTGCGTGGATCCCAAACAAATATCTTCAACCTTTATTGGCCGCGACTTTGACCAGGCGCTACTGCATGATCTTCCCGCAGGCGCCGATCCATGCGGCGAAAACGGCGAGTTCCATTCCTTTGTCTATGCTGGGCCAATGTTTAATCAAGGAACATTCAGCCGGGAGATCCCGATCGTAACTGGCGAAAAAGTTGAGCGCGACGGCTTTTGGTTCTGCGACGTTTTGCCTGCCGTCACCGTGTCCTCACAGATTGCAGGTTAA
- the hemE gene encoding uroporphyrinogen decarboxylase, producing MSAPNSRFVRACRCEPVDVTPIWLMRQAGRYMAEYRAVRKKHSILEICKTPEIAADVTITAAEKLDVDAAIIFADLLLPLEVMGMPFRFEAGEGPVIERPLRAPKDIDALVTNRASELGYVAESVNRVVKHFGSKLPVIGFCGAPFTLASYMIEGGGSRNYIHTKKMMYMESVAWRMLMRKLVDVLAAYAAEQVTAGADALQIFDSWVGCLSVEDYRQYVLPFSTDLVQRLKKTGVPIIYFGTDTATLLPSMKETGADVMGVDWRFPLDQAWSSLNFKGAVQGNLDPVLLFAGQKELRARTDAILRQAGGRPGHIFNLGHGILPETPVENVRALVDFVRELSAAYSAGAAP from the coding sequence ATGTCCGCTCCCAACTCACGATTTGTCCGTGCCTGCCGCTGTGAACCTGTCGATGTGACCCCGATCTGGCTGATGCGACAGGCGGGCCGGTACATGGCCGAATATCGCGCGGTACGCAAAAAACATTCCATCCTGGAGATCTGCAAGACTCCGGAAATCGCGGCTGATGTGACAATCACCGCCGCGGAAAAACTGGACGTGGACGCAGCCATCATCTTTGCGGATCTGCTTCTGCCGCTGGAAGTGATGGGCATGCCGTTCCGTTTTGAAGCCGGTGAAGGGCCGGTCATTGAGCGACCGTTGCGCGCGCCGAAGGATATCGACGCGCTGGTCACTAATCGCGCTTCCGAACTTGGCTATGTTGCCGAGTCAGTCAACCGCGTGGTGAAACATTTTGGCAGCAAGCTGCCGGTCATAGGATTTTGCGGCGCGCCTTTCACGCTGGCCAGCTACATGATTGAAGGCGGCGGCTCGCGCAATTACATCCATACTAAAAAGATGATGTATATGGAGAGCGTTGCGTGGCGGATGCTGATGCGCAAGCTGGTTGACGTGCTGGCCGCGTATGCCGCGGAGCAGGTCACTGCCGGCGCTGATGCGCTGCAGATTTTTGATAGCTGGGTGGGCTGCCTGAGCGTGGAGGATTATCGCCAGTACGTGCTACCTTTTTCGACTGACTTGGTGCAGCGGCTCAAGAAGACCGGTGTGCCTATCATTTATTTTGGGACTGACACGGCAACGCTTCTACCCTCGATGAAGGAAACCGGCGCTGACGTGATGGGCGTGGACTGGCGCTTCCCGCTCGATCAGGCGTGGAGCAGTTTGAACTTCAAGGGCGCGGTGCAGGGGAATCTTGATCCTGTGCTGCTGTTTGCCGGGCAGAAAGAACTGCGCGCGCGGACGGATGCTATTCTGCGGCAGGCCGGCGGGCGTCCCGGGCATATCTTTAATCTAGGGCATGGAATTTTGCCGGAAACGCCGGTGGAAAATGTTCGCGCGCTGGTGGATTTTGTTAGAGAATTGAGCGCAGCCTATTCCGCTGGAGCCGCCCCGTGA
- the hemH gene encoding ferrochelatase codes for MSASKSAILLLAHGSPDSPADIPEFMKYITGGRPVPDAVMQEVTHRYSLIGKSPLTEITMQQAEALQSSLGLPVYVGMRNWRPFISDAVQQITASGIEKVVAICLAPQNSSTSVGLYSKVLADERKPGMAVQFVESWHDQPLLIQAFAERLEPTWRQASAEMGSALPVVFTAHSVPMRTIHAGDPYEKQAKETAQLVGQRIAGLTPELQHFAFQSQGMTGGPWLGPTVETVMLEQKRRGHKGVVIAPIGFVCDHVEVLYDIDINFRQFANEQQLKLWRPESLNTSPTFIAALAKLASTRMALASGIVSLA; via the coding sequence ATGAGCGCTTCAAAATCAGCCATCCTGCTGCTTGCCCATGGCAGCCCCGATTCGCCTGCCGATATTCCGGAATTCATGAAATACATTACCGGCGGCCGTCCGGTGCCAGACGCGGTGATGCAGGAAGTTACGCACCGTTATTCGCTCATCGGCAAATCACCTTTGACGGAAATTACCATGCAGCAGGCAGAAGCACTGCAATCCAGCTTGGGCCTTCCCGTCTATGTGGGCATGCGCAATTGGCGGCCATTTATCAGCGACGCGGTGCAGCAGATTACTGCCAGCGGCATTGAGAAAGTGGTGGCAATCTGCCTGGCGCCGCAGAATTCTTCTACCAGCGTTGGTCTTTACAGCAAGGTGCTGGCAGACGAGCGCAAGCCCGGCATGGCGGTGCAATTTGTGGAGTCGTGGCATGACCAGCCCTTGCTGATCCAGGCTTTTGCGGAGCGGCTAGAGCCAACGTGGCGGCAAGCGAGCGCGGAGATGGGAAGCGCGCTGCCCGTAGTCTTTACCGCGCACAGCGTGCCCATGCGAACGATTCACGCGGGCGATCCGTATGAGAAGCAGGCCAAGGAAACCGCGCAACTGGTGGGGCAAAGGATTGCCGGTCTTACGCCGGAGCTGCAGCACTTTGCTTTTCAGAGCCAGGGTATGACCGGCGGCCCGTGGCTGGGGCCGACAGTGGAAACTGTGATGCTCGAACAAAAAAGACGAGGGCACAAAGGCGTGGTGATCGCGCCGATAGGATTTGTCTGCGATCACGTTGAGGTGCTCTACGATATTGATATTAACTTTCGCCAGTTTGCCAATGAGCAGCAGCTCAAGCTGTGGCGGCCTGAGTCGCTGAATACTTCGCCTACGTTCATTGCGGCGCTGGCCAAGCTGGCTTCGACGCGCATGGCGCTGGCCTCGGGGATTGTGTCGCTGGCATGA
- the hemG gene encoding protoporphyrinogen oxidase: MKRIAIIGGGIAGLSAAFYLERARRAGADLQWTLFEKSDRLGGVIQTERRDGFVIEAGPDSFLSIKPDAARLCQELGLGDQLIPSNDASRKTYILVKGSLVPIPQGLEFMVPTRIWPMATTPLFSFSTKLRMAAELFSSARKDATDESVGDFVRRHFGQEMVDRVAEPLLAGVYGGNAERLSIRAVLPRFAEMERQHGSLVRATLKAKAQFKSKAPTGSKPQPLFTSLRNGMQQMVEALVAALPQASIRMRQQSISLRPVNDDWQIESGGISEKFQEVVLAVPAPAAAGLLRQFHPALIEGLARIEYTSTAAVALAYDQAELPAGHGFLVPRSEGRKMMACTFVHKKFPYRAPDDKKLLRCFFSSSRMPDLLTHSDEALQQFARQELKEILGLTGEPKFARTFRWERAMAQYETGHLDRVAEMEKIIAAMPGFHIVGNSFHGIGVPDCIKSARLAVEQITAGVSQPATV, encoded by the coding sequence ATGAAGCGCATAGCCATCATCGGCGGCGGCATTGCAGGACTGAGCGCGGCTTTCTATCTGGAAAGAGCGCGGCGAGCAGGCGCGGACCTGCAATGGACGTTGTTTGAAAAATCTGACCGCCTTGGCGGCGTGATACAGACGGAGCGCCGCGACGGCTTTGTGATTGAAGCCGGTCCTGATTCGTTTCTGAGCATCAAGCCAGACGCTGCACGACTGTGCCAGGAACTGGGCCTTGGCGATCAACTGATTCCCTCGAATGACGCCAGCCGCAAAACTTATATTCTGGTGAAGGGCTCGCTGGTTCCGATTCCGCAAGGATTGGAATTTATGGTGCCGACGCGCATATGGCCAATGGCGACCACGCCGCTGTTTTCTTTCTCGACAAAATTGCGCATGGCGGCGGAATTGTTTTCGTCGGCGCGCAAAGATGCGACTGACGAATCTGTGGGCGACTTTGTGCGCCGCCATTTTGGGCAGGAGATGGTAGATCGCGTAGCCGAGCCGCTGCTGGCGGGCGTTTACGGCGGGAACGCGGAGCGGCTGAGCATTCGCGCGGTGCTGCCGCGCTTTGCCGAGATGGAACGCCAGCACGGCAGCCTGGTACGTGCGACGTTGAAAGCCAAAGCGCAGTTCAAGTCCAAAGCTCCTACAGGCTCCAAACCGCAGCCATTGTTTACGTCTTTAAGAAACGGCATGCAGCAGATGGTGGAAGCACTAGTGGCCGCATTGCCGCAGGCTTCGATTCGCATGCGGCAGCAAAGTATTTCTCTGCGTCCGGTGAATGATGACTGGCAGATTGAGAGCGGCGGCATCAGTGAAAAGTTTCAGGAGGTTGTGCTGGCTGTTCCCGCACCCGCGGCGGCGGGATTGCTGCGGCAGTTTCATCCGGCGTTGATCGAAGGCTTGGCCCGGATAGAGTACACATCCACGGCGGCTGTGGCGCTGGCTTATGATCAGGCCGAGCTTCCCGCGGGACACGGGTTCCTGGTGCCGCGATCAGAAGGCCGCAAGATGATGGCCTGCACCTTCGTCCACAAAAAGTTTCCTTATCGCGCGCCGGATGATAAGAAGCTGTTACGTTGCTTCTTTTCCAGCTCGCGCATGCCTGACCTGCTCACACACAGCGATGAAGCCTTGCAGCAGTTTGCCCGCCAGGAACTTAAGGAAATTTTAGGTTTGACGGGCGAACCAAAATTTGCGCGCACGTTTCGCTGGGAACGCGCCATGGCGCAATATGAAACCGGGCATCTGGACCGCGTGGCGGAAATGGAAAAGATCATCGCGGCTATGCCGGGCTTCCATATTGTCGGCAATTCATTTCACGGGATAGGCGTGCCGGACTGCATCAAGTCCGCGCGGCTGGCGGTGGAGCAGATTACTGCCGGCGTTTCACAGCCCGCGACGGTTTAG
- a CDS encoding MmcQ/YjbR family DNA-binding protein, translating into MPAYLDWVRPFCLSLPHATEDVQWEHNLLFRIAGKMFCIANLEPAVSPTKICFKCTPEKFAELVEVEGIIPAPYMARNHWIAMIEINSLRQPEIKELIQESYQMILEKLPKKTQAGLQVKPVAKAAKSKPSSPRRSVKAAKANRS; encoded by the coding sequence ATGCCTGCTTATCTCGACTGGGTGCGCCCCTTTTGTCTTTCACTTCCCCACGCCACAGAAGACGTTCAGTGGGAGCACAATCTGCTCTTTCGCATCGCCGGAAAAATGTTCTGCATCGCAAATCTTGAACCCGCCGTCAGTCCCACGAAGATTTGCTTCAAGTGCACGCCGGAAAAGTTTGCCGAACTGGTGGAAGTGGAAGGAATCATTCCCGCTCCCTACATGGCGCGCAATCACTGGATCGCGATGATCGAGATAAACTCCCTGCGCCAGCCGGAAATCAAAGAATTAATTCAAGAGTCTTATCAGATGATTCTGGAAAAACTGCCCAAAAAGACGCAGGCTGGTTTGCAGGTAAAGCCCGTTGCGAAAGCAGCCAAATCTAAACCGTCGTCGCCCAGACGTTCTGTAAAGGCTGCAAAAGCTAACCGTTCTTAG
- the selA gene encoding L-seryl-tRNA(Sec) selenium transferase, whose protein sequence is MATTPKSDLYRLLPSVDELLKSSDLAELLAREGQPAVTESVRAVLASLRNEINSGTLGTQQAVELAVKHLPEAVEQHLNRAMEFSLKPVINATGVILHTNLGRAPLAESAIKRIAEVAGGYSNLEFDIAAGERGKRDVHVERLFSRLLNQEGVSGIRTVVVNNCAAAVMLALNTLAEGGEVIVSRGELVEIGGSFRVPDVMAKSGAVLREVGTTNRTRLADYENAITDKTRLLLRVHRSNFAIIGFTEQPSLEELAALGRKHNIPVMEDLGGGAMIPLRALGVNESGVMDSLRAGADIITYSGDKMLGGPQAGLLSGREALIKRVRSNPLFRALRVDKLTYAALEGTLMEYIRQNHDAIPFARMMRLPAEEIRARAEAMKNQLSGAAHLKTTIISGESLVGGGSAPTSSLPTFLLAVTAESLSADELAARLRHNNPPIITRVEDGRVLLDLRTVLNPSEEAHIVRALLGVAP, encoded by the coding sequence ATGGCGACCACCCCCAAATCCGATCTCTACCGCCTGCTCCCCTCAGTAGATGAGCTGCTGAAAAGCTCCGATCTTGCTGAGCTGCTGGCGCGTGAAGGCCAGCCGGCAGTCACCGAATCTGTCCGCGCCGTGCTGGCAAGCCTGCGCAATGAGATCAACTCAGGCACGCTCGGCACGCAGCAAGCCGTGGAACTTGCGGTTAAGCACCTCCCGGAAGCCGTCGAACAGCACCTCAACCGCGCGATGGAATTTTCACTCAAGCCGGTTATCAACGCCACTGGCGTAATCCTGCATACGAATCTTGGACGTGCACCGTTGGCTGAATCGGCCATCAAACGCATCGCGGAAGTTGCGGGCGGTTATTCCAATCTTGAATTTGATATTGCCGCCGGCGAGCGCGGCAAGCGCGACGTCCACGTAGAGCGCCTGTTCTCGCGGCTGCTCAATCAGGAGGGCGTCAGCGGCATTCGCACGGTTGTCGTCAATAATTGCGCGGCGGCGGTCATGCTGGCCCTGAACACGCTGGCTGAAGGCGGCGAGGTGATCGTTTCCCGCGGAGAGCTGGTAGAAATCGGCGGCTCATTCCGCGTGCCGGACGTGATGGCCAAATCCGGCGCGGTGCTGCGCGAGGTAGGCACCACCAACCGCACGCGCCTGGCCGACTATGAAAACGCCATCACCGACAAAACCCGGCTGCTGCTGCGCGTGCATCGCTCCAACTTCGCCATCATCGGCTTTACCGAGCAGCCGTCACTGGAAGAACTGGCTGCCCTTGGGCGCAAGCACAATATTCCTGTAATGGAAGACCTGGGCGGCGGCGCAATGATTCCCCTGCGCGCGCTGGGCGTGAATGAAAGTGGCGTAATGGATAGCCTCCGCGCCGGGGCCGATATCATTACTTACAGCGGCGACAAGATGTTGGGTGGCCCGCAGGCCGGCCTGCTCAGCGGACGTGAAGCGCTGATCAAGCGCGTGCGCTCCAATCCTCTCTTCCGCGCCCTTCGCGTGGACAAGCTCACCTACGCGGCGCTCGAAGGCACCTTAATGGAATACATCCGCCAGAACCACGATGCGATTCCCTTTGCCCGCATGATGCGCTTGCCCGCCGAAGAGATTCGCGCTCGCGCGGAAGCCATGAAGAACCAGCTCAGTGGCGCGGCCCATTTGAAGACCACGATCATCTCCGGTGAATCGCTCGTAGGCGGCGGTTCCGCGCCCACTTCTTCCCTGCCGACTTTTCTGCTGGCTGTTACCGCTGAATCTCTCAGCGCGGACGAACTGGCCGCGCGCCTCCGCCACAACAATCCGCCGATTATTACGCGCGTGGAAGACGGCCGCGTGCTTCTGGATCTGCGCACTGTCTTGAATCCGTCGGAAGAAGCGCACATTGTGCGTGCGCTACTTGGCGTAGCGCCTTAA
- the recG gene encoding ATP-dependent DNA helicase RecG — MLDLNTEVKFVKGVGPRVAEWLAQKNISTVEDLLYYLPFRYEDRLNPRGIGELRPGEMATVIAEVRNSAVFRTRNGMPIFELVAGQGRSTLKCIWFHGEYLRDRFKPGQLVALYGKVEEGWKGRGLQITQPQFELLDGGGEAELDLETAKDIESLEVGRIVPIYESAANAKLTSRWFRRIIHGALENLAADIPDGIPPAISRRLKLLDRRPAFAQVHFPPEGESFADLQNHATPAHKRLIFEELFFLEVGLELKRRKMRERPGISFALTEQVRDALKKTLPFKPTGAQKRVLGEIAHDMQHPSPMRRLLQGDVGSGKTIVALQAATIAIENGYQVALMAPTEILATQHYFSARRILEDVAGYRILLLTGSLDEDMKRSARRHIARGDVHLVIGTHALIQEKVEFNKLGLVIVDEQHRFGVMQRFKLMKKGDAEPDTLVMTATPIPRTLALTLYGDLDTSVIDEMPPGRTPITTRKISDQRAGEVWDFVRKQAKLGRQIYVVYPVIEGAPAEQQEMEFAAEPAGARSKTGLKAALHMYDELRKKIFPDLRVGLLHGRMSAEEKEQTMHRFKAGEIDVLVSTTVIEVGVDVPNATVMVVEHAERFGLSQLHQLRGRIGRGAAKSYCVLMTGGKVSPEAERRLKEMVRTQDGFEIAELDLELRGPGEFFGTKQAGMPGLRIANILRDRNLLELAKVEAAKLVSESDPEITLADRQRVMQHLRQHWQRRYGLVEVG; from the coding sequence ATGTTGGACCTCAACACAGAAGTCAAATTCGTTAAAGGCGTTGGCCCGCGCGTTGCCGAATGGCTCGCGCAAAAGAACATCTCCACCGTTGAAGACCTGCTCTATTACCTGCCCTTCCGCTATGAAGATCGCCTGAACCCGCGCGGCATTGGCGAGCTGCGCCCCGGAGAGATGGCCACTGTCATTGCAGAAGTCCGCAATTCCGCCGTCTTTCGCACGCGCAACGGCATGCCCATCTTTGAATTGGTCGCGGGCCAGGGACGCTCTACTCTGAAATGCATCTGGTTTCACGGTGAATATCTGCGTGACCGCTTCAAACCCGGCCAGCTCGTCGCGCTCTATGGCAAGGTTGAAGAAGGATGGAAAGGCCGCGGATTGCAGATCACGCAGCCGCAGTTTGAACTTCTGGACGGAGGCGGTGAAGCCGAGCTTGATCTGGAAACCGCCAAAGACATTGAATCGCTCGAAGTCGGCCGCATCGTGCCCATCTATGAATCAGCCGCCAATGCCAAGCTCACCTCGCGCTGGTTTCGTCGCATCATTCATGGTGCGCTGGAAAATTTGGCGGCGGATATTCCTGACGGCATCCCGCCCGCGATTTCCCGCCGACTGAAATTGCTCGACCGCCGGCCCGCTTTTGCCCAGGTGCATTTCCCGCCTGAAGGTGAATCCTTTGCCGACCTGCAAAATCACGCTACGCCCGCGCACAAGCGTCTGATCTTTGAAGAGCTGTTCTTTCTTGAAGTGGGACTGGAGCTGAAACGCCGCAAGATGCGTGAGCGTCCCGGCATCTCCTTCGCGCTCACGGAACAAGTTCGCGACGCTTTGAAGAAGACTTTGCCTTTCAAGCCCACCGGAGCGCAAAAACGCGTGCTGGGAGAAATCGCGCATGACATGCAGCACCCTTCTCCCATGCGCCGTTTGCTTCAGGGTGACGTGGGCTCGGGCAAAACCATCGTCGCCCTGCAGGCCGCCACCATTGCCATTGAAAATGGCTATCAGGTCGCATTAATGGCGCCCACGGAAATCCTGGCCACGCAGCATTATTTTTCCGCTCGGCGAATCCTTGAAGATGTCGCCGGCTACCGCATCCTCCTGCTCACGGGCTCGCTGGACGAAGACATGAAGCGCAGCGCCCGCCGCCACATTGCTCGTGGTGACGTGCATCTGGTCATCGGGACGCACGCGCTGATCCAGGAAAAAGTTGAGTTCAATAAGCTCGGCCTGGTCATTGTCGATGAGCAGCACCGCTTCGGCGTAATGCAGCGTTTCAAGCTCATGAAAAAAGGCGACGCCGAACCAGACACGCTCGTCATGACCGCTACCCCCATCCCGCGCACACTGGCGCTTACGCTCTATGGCGACCTTGATACCAGCGTGATTGACGAGATGCCGCCCGGGCGCACGCCCATCACCACGCGTAAAATTTCTGACCAGCGTGCCGGCGAAGTCTGGGACTTTGTGCGCAAGCAGGCCAAGCTTGGACGCCAGATTTATGTCGTCTATCCGGTGATTGAAGGCGCTCCGGCGGAGCAGCAGGAAATGGAATTTGCCGCCGAGCCCGCGGGCGCGCGCTCAAAAACAGGGCTCAAGGCCGCGCTGCACATGTATGACGAACTGCGGAAGAAAATTTTCCCTGACCTGCGCGTCGGCTTGCTGCATGGCCGCATGAGCGCGGAAGAAAAAGAACAGACCATGCACCGCTTCAAAGCCGGAGAGATTGACGTACTGGTTTCCACCACGGTCATTGAAGTTGGCGTGGACGTGCCCAATGCCACCGTAATGGTCGTGGAGCACGCGGAGCGCTTCGGCCTCTCGCAGCTCCACCAGTTGCGCGGACGCATTGGACGCGGCGCGGCCAAATCTTATTGCGTGCTCATGACCGGCGGCAAGGTCTCGCCGGAAGCCGAGCGCCGTCTCAAAGAAATGGTCCGCACGCAGGATGGCTTTGAAATCGCTGAGCTTGACCTTGAACTGCGCGGCCCCGGTGAATTCTTTGGCACCAAGCAGGCGGGCATGCCCGGCCTCCGCATCGCCAATATCCTGCGCGACCGCAACCTGCTTGAACTTGCCAAAGTTGAGGCGGCAAAGCTGGTGTCAGAATCCGATCCGGAAATTACTCTCGCCGATCGCCAGCGCGTCATGCAGCACCTCCGCCAGCACTGGCAGAGAAGGTATGGATTGGTGGAGGTGGGGTAA